Proteins from one Thermobifida alba genomic window:
- the pknB gene encoding Stk1 family PASTA domain-containing Ser/Thr kinase: MSQPRLLGGRYQLEAPVGRGGMAEVFRARDLRLDRLVAVKTLRSDLARDHTFQARFRREAQSAASLNHPSIIAVYDTGEDVIDGLPIPYIVMEYVDGRTLKELLDDNRRLLPERTLEITDGILRALAAAHDRGIVHRDIKPANVMLTRQAEVKVMDFGIARAMNDSQATMTQTSQVIGTAQYLSPEQARGERVDARSDIYSTGCVLYELLTGQPPFTGDSPVSIAYQHVREEPIPPSELDPEIPDWIEAIVLRAMTKDREQRYQSAEEMRADIQRGLQGMPTAASTMALAAANGGATTALPPVRDRRRDDDYDDYPYDDEDNRRGGGKALWLVLGGAVLAAAVFLGWLLFANSNDRITIPNVAGMSVEEAEEALREKGFENVGVAEEPTPSSEVEEGKVAGTDPESGETVSPDTEITILVSSGPEMVEMPDLVGMSQQDALGEINRSGLARGEITHEESEEPQGTVLSTDPEAGTEVEPGTKVNLVIAKASNKVEVPSLAGMNQDQASERLAELGLTLNAQTQETDQATPGTAISQSPEAGSKVERGSTVTVTFAQAPAQQPTSPTSPDDDGEEDSFPPGLPTDHPDWPFQNWRGGGNGED; the protein is encoded by the coding sequence ATGTCTCAGCCACGGCTCCTTGGTGGCCGCTACCAACTTGAGGCCCCCGTCGGGCGGGGTGGTATGGCCGAGGTCTTCCGCGCCCGCGACCTCCGTCTCGACCGGCTGGTGGCCGTCAAGACCCTGCGCTCAGACCTCGCCCGGGACCACACCTTCCAGGCCCGCTTCCGCAGGGAGGCGCAGTCCGCGGCATCGCTGAACCACCCGTCGATCATCGCCGTGTACGACACCGGCGAGGACGTGATCGACGGACTGCCGATCCCGTACATCGTCATGGAGTACGTGGACGGGCGCACCCTGAAGGAGCTGCTCGACGACAACCGGCGGCTGCTGCCCGAGCGGACGCTGGAGATCACCGACGGCATCCTGAGAGCGCTGGCCGCAGCCCACGACCGAGGCATCGTACACCGCGACATCAAACCGGCCAACGTCATGCTGACCCGCCAGGCCGAGGTCAAGGTCATGGACTTCGGCATCGCCCGGGCCATGAACGACTCGCAGGCCACGATGACGCAGACCTCACAGGTCATCGGCACCGCCCAGTACCTCTCCCCGGAGCAGGCCCGCGGTGAGCGTGTCGACGCGCGCAGCGACATCTACTCCACCGGCTGTGTGCTGTACGAACTGCTGACCGGCCAGCCCCCGTTCACGGGTGACTCCCCGGTCTCCATCGCCTACCAGCACGTGCGGGAGGAACCCATCCCGCCGTCGGAGCTGGACCCGGAGATCCCCGACTGGATCGAGGCCATCGTGCTGCGCGCGATGACCAAGGACCGCGAGCAGCGCTACCAGAGCGCCGAGGAGATGCGCGCCGACATCCAGCGCGGCCTCCAGGGCATGCCGACGGCGGCCAGCACGATGGCTCTCGCCGCGGCGAACGGCGGGGCGACGACGGCGCTTCCTCCGGTACGGGACCGTCGCCGTGACGACGACTACGACGACTATCCGTACGACGACGAGGACAACCGCCGGGGCGGCGGCAAGGCGCTGTGGCTCGTCCTGGGCGGCGCGGTGCTGGCGGCCGCGGTCTTCCTGGGGTGGCTGCTGTTCGCGAACAGCAACGACAGGATCACCATCCCCAACGTGGCGGGCATGTCGGTGGAGGAGGCCGAGGAGGCGCTGCGGGAGAAGGGCTTCGAGAACGTCGGGGTGGCCGAGGAGCCGACGCCCAGCAGCGAGGTCGAGGAGGGCAAGGTCGCCGGGACCGACCCGGAGAGCGGGGAGACCGTCTCACCCGACACCGAGATCACCATTCTCGTCTCCAGCGGTCCGGAGATGGTCGAGATGCCCGACCTGGTCGGGATGAGCCAGCAGGACGCCCTCGGCGAGATCAACCGCTCCGGGCTGGCCCGCGGCGAGATCACCCACGAGGAGTCGGAGGAGCCCCAGGGCACGGTGCTGTCCACCGATCCCGAGGCGGGCACCGAGGTCGAGCCGGGGACCAAGGTCAACCTGGTGATCGCCAAGGCCAGCAACAAGGTCGAGGTGCCGAGTCTGGCGGGCATGAACCAGGACCAGGCCAGTGAACGCCTCGCGGAGCTGGGGCTGACGCTCAACGCCCAGACCCAGGAGACCGACCAGGCCACTCCGGGGACCGCGATCTCCCAGTCGCCGGAGGCGGGCTCCAAGGTCGAACGGGGCAGCACGGTCACGGTGACCTTCGCCCAGGCCCCCGCGCAGCAGCCCACCTCCCCGACGTCCCCGGACGACGACGGGGAAGAGGACTCCTTCCCACCGGGACTGCCCACCGACCACCCCGACTGGCCCTTCCAGAACTGGCGGGGCGGCGGGAACGGCGAGGACTGA
- a CDS encoding cell division protein CrgA yields the protein MPKSRSVRKKKAVYTPPPTAPQPKIGGRWVAPAMLTFFFLGILWIGVYYIIGNFVPVSFLEEQPNWNLAIGFSGIIMALILSTRWR from the coding sequence GTGCCCAAGTCTCGCAGCGTTCGCAAGAAAAAGGCCGTCTACACTCCGCCCCCGACGGCTCCCCAGCCGAAGATCGGCGGGCGCTGGGTGGCCCCGGCCATGCTGACGTTCTTTTTCCTGGGAATCCTGTGGATCGGGGTCTACTACATCATCGGCAACTTCGTCCCGGTCTCGTTCCTGGAGGAGCAGCCCAACTGGAACCTCGCCATCGGGTTCAGCGGCATCATCATGGCGCTCATCCTCTCCACACGCTGGCGCTGA
- a CDS encoding rhomboid family intramembrane serine protease — translation MSASPSSEPTSPAVPTCYRHPGRETYVRCRLCDQYICPDCMREDAVGFQCVECVAKGNRSVREARTVFGGRVIAKPYVTWVLMGLIGAVFVAQIVSAGSPGLVATTSDALVIRFGMWGQAVVVWGQWYRLLTGALLHGGVMHLLFNGFALYILGPQLERWLGHLRYAALWAVSALGGSVLGLLVQPGVMSVGASGAIFGLFGAVFVFGRRLGLDTRFILGLLAANLLITFLVPGISWTAHLGGLVSGLLLGAVYAYLPRRRGAGTEPWQRAVWHAGITAGYVALLVAAVVAAPSLS, via the coding sequence ATGAGCGCCTCTCCCAGTTCCGAACCGACCTCCCCTGCCGTTCCCACCTGTTACCGGCATCCGGGCCGGGAGACCTACGTCCGGTGCCGGCTGTGCGACCAGTACATCTGCCCGGACTGCATGCGGGAGGACGCGGTCGGTTTCCAGTGCGTGGAATGCGTCGCCAAGGGGAACCGGAGTGTGCGAGAGGCGCGTACCGTCTTCGGGGGCAGAGTCATCGCCAAGCCCTACGTGACGTGGGTGCTGATGGGGCTCATCGGGGCGGTGTTCGTGGCCCAGATCGTGTCGGCCGGCTCCCCGGGGCTCGTCGCCACCACCTCCGACGCGCTCGTCATCCGGTTCGGCATGTGGGGCCAGGCGGTGGTGGTGTGGGGCCAGTGGTACCGCCTGCTCACCGGGGCGCTCCTGCACGGCGGTGTGATGCACCTGCTGTTCAACGGGTTCGCGCTGTACATCCTGGGCCCCCAGCTGGAACGCTGGCTCGGGCATCTGCGTTACGCGGCGCTGTGGGCGGTCAGCGCGCTCGGCGGATCGGTGCTCGGACTCCTGGTGCAGCCGGGGGTGATGTCGGTCGGGGCGTCCGGCGCGATCTTCGGACTGTTCGGCGCGGTCTTCGTGTTCGGCCGGCGCCTGGGGTTGGACACCCGGTTCATTCTCGGCCTGCTGGCCGCCAACCTGCTGATCACCTTCCTGGTGCCGGGCATCTCCTGGACCGCGCACCTGGGCGGTCTGGTGAGCGGCCTGCTCCTGGGAGCGGTGTACGCCTACCTTCCCCGGCGGAGGGGCGCAGGCACCGAGCCGTGGCAGCGTGCGGTCTGGCACGCAGGGATCACGGCCGGATACGTGGCGCTGCTCGTCGCCGCGGTGGTGGCGGCGCCGAGCCTGTCCTGA
- a CDS encoding peptidylprolyl isomerase, whose product MSDTKGQLFARLNTSKGTVVVRLFPDEAPETVANFVGLAEGTKQWMDPRTGQPTTAKLYDGTVFHRVIKGFMIQGGDPLGNGRGGPGYKFGDEIDPSLRFDRPYLLAMANAGPNSNGSQFFITVGTTDWLNGRHTIFGEVVEGSEVVVAISEVATDQMDKPLEPVVLQSVTIERS is encoded by the coding sequence GTGTCTGACACCAAGGGTCAACTCTTCGCGCGACTGAACACCAGCAAGGGCACGGTTGTCGTCAGGCTCTTCCCCGACGAAGCGCCGGAGACGGTCGCGAACTTCGTCGGTCTTGCCGAGGGGACCAAGCAGTGGATGGACCCCCGCACGGGTCAGCCCACCACGGCCAAGCTCTACGACGGCACGGTGTTCCACCGGGTCATCAAGGGATTCATGATCCAGGGCGGCGACCCGCTCGGCAACGGGCGCGGCGGCCCCGGATACAAGTTCGGGGACGAGATCGACCCGTCCCTGAGGTTCGACCGCCCCTACCTGCTGGCGATGGCCAACGCGGGGCCGAACAGCAACGGGTCCCAGTTCTTCATCACCGTGGGGACCACGGACTGGCTCAACGGCCGGCACACGATCTTCGGTGAGGTCGTCGAGGGCAGCGAGGTGGTCGTGGCCATCTCCGAGGTTGCCACCGACCAGATGGACAAGCCGTTGGAGCCCGTCGTCCTCCAGTCCGTCACGATCGAACGCAGTTAG
- a CDS encoding DUF1707 and DUF4870 domain-containing protein: MRVTHAERDRVAEVLRDAYAEGQLDEEEFDERLSRTMAAKTRGELQPLVADLSVSAASAVAPSPEPQGEPTKEERLWAAGGHLSGYFLPALGPLLVLLVKGDSPYARAQAFQALNYHLNLIIAGLVMPFALFLIVTIPFYLFLFLGWAFLPLIAAVAAVAGSHWKYPLTIEVIKDRRTTDR; this comes from the coding sequence ATGCGAGTGACCCACGCGGAACGCGACCGTGTCGCCGAAGTGCTGCGGGACGCGTACGCGGAAGGACAGCTCGACGAGGAGGAGTTCGACGAACGACTCAGCCGGACGATGGCGGCCAAGACCCGGGGGGAGCTGCAACCGCTGGTCGCCGACCTGTCCGTCAGCGCCGCCTCGGCCGTGGCGCCGAGCCCGGAACCGCAGGGCGAGCCGACGAAGGAGGAACGACTGTGGGCGGCGGGCGGCCACCTGTCGGGGTACTTCCTCCCGGCGCTGGGACCGCTTCTGGTGCTGCTCGTCAAGGGCGACTCGCCGTACGCGCGTGCCCAGGCCTTCCAGGCGCTGAACTACCACCTGAACCTCATCATCGCCGGGCTGGTGATGCCGTTCGCCCTCTTCCTGATCGTCACCATCCCCTTCTACCTCTTCCTGTTCCTGGGGTGGGCGTTCCTGCCGCTGATCGCCGCGGTGGCCGCCGTCGCGGGAAGCCACTGGAAGTACCCGCTCACCATCGAGGTCATCAAGGACAGGCGCACCACCGACCGGTGA
- a CDS encoding DLW-39 family protein, with protein sequence MKKIIVLVLVALGAFAIYRKIQADRAELDLWTEATAASES encoded by the coding sequence GTGAAGAAGATCATCGTCCTGGTGCTGGTGGCCCTCGGGGCGTTCGCCATCTACCGTAAGATCCAGGCTGACCGCGCCGAGCTGGACCTGTGGACCGAGGCCACCGCCGCCAGCGAGAGCTAG
- a CDS encoding helix-turn-helix domain-containing protein: MTSTVVRRRLSAELRRWRMRAGLTLSDAAGELDWSPAKLGHIETGIRKRLSITEVLALLQLYGVTGGQREAILALARQARARPWWAEYEDVVSSPYVGNEAGAVAIDTYGGALVPDLLQVPEYTALLARARGYDSRTTERMVAAYLNRQENLARDTLSRYHALVEEDALQRVTDPRVRHAQLRRMIELAEGHARVTVQLLATSLGPHVGAAGPFAVLEFDEDESSLVFVDTPHGGAIVEAETDVARCQQVWHALVEAAGSPQDTVTVLRRLDLLT, translated from the coding sequence ATGACCAGCACCGTCGTTCGCCGTCGTCTGTCAGCGGAGTTGCGTCGCTGGCGGATGCGGGCCGGCCTGACGCTCAGCGACGCCGCCGGGGAACTCGACTGGTCGCCCGCGAAACTCGGCCACATCGAGACGGGCATCCGTAAGCGGCTGTCGATCACCGAGGTGCTGGCCCTCCTCCAGCTGTACGGAGTGACCGGAGGCCAGCGCGAGGCCATCTTGGCCCTGGCCCGCCAGGCGCGGGCCCGTCCCTGGTGGGCCGAGTACGAGGACGTCGTCTCCTCGCCCTACGTCGGCAACGAGGCGGGCGCCGTGGCCATCGACACCTACGGCGGGGCGCTGGTGCCCGACCTCCTCCAGGTCCCCGAGTACACGGCCCTGCTGGCGCGCGCCAGAGGCTACGACAGCCGGACGACCGAGCGGATGGTCGCCGCCTACCTCAACCGCCAGGAAAACCTCGCCAGGGACACTCTCAGCCGCTACCACGCCCTGGTCGAGGAGGACGCGCTGCAACGGGTGACCGATCCGCGGGTGAGGCACGCGCAACTGCGCCGGATGATCGAACTGGCCGAGGGGCACGCGCGGGTCACCGTCCAACTGCTCGCCACCTCCCTCGGGCCGCACGTGGGAGCTGCCGGGCCGTTCGCCGTGCTGGAGTTCGACGAGGACGAGAGCTCCCTGGTCTTCGTGGACACCCCGCACGGCGGAGCGATCGTGGAGGCGGAGACGGATGTGGCCCGCTGCCAGCAGGTGTGGCACGCTCTGGTCGAGGCGGCCGGCAGCCCGCAGGACACGGTCACGGTCCTGCGCCGCCTGGACCTGCTGACCTAG
- the idi gene encoding isopentenyl-diphosphate Delta-isomerase has protein sequence MSGVMDMVEREDVVLLDDLRQPIGAAAKDEVHHGRTPLHLAFSCYIFDARGRFLATRRALGKQTWPGVWTNSCCGHPAPGEAVEDAVRRRASQELGLRVEQLRLVLPDFRYRAVDVTGVVENEVCPVYTAVTAEEPRPDPKEVMDWRWVDWSAFVGVARTAPWSISPWAAEQVVLLGQEGL, from the coding sequence ATGAGTGGTGTCATGGACATGGTCGAACGGGAGGACGTGGTCCTGCTCGACGACCTGCGTCAGCCGATCGGCGCAGCGGCCAAGGACGAGGTGCACCACGGGCGGACCCCGCTGCACCTGGCGTTCTCGTGCTACATCTTCGACGCGCGGGGCCGTTTTCTGGCGACCCGGCGTGCCCTGGGCAAGCAGACCTGGCCCGGGGTGTGGACCAACTCCTGCTGCGGCCACCCCGCCCCGGGGGAGGCGGTCGAGGACGCGGTGCGCCGTCGGGCGAGCCAGGAGCTGGGGCTGCGGGTCGAGCAGCTGCGCCTGGTCCTGCCGGACTTCCGGTACCGCGCCGTCGACGTGACCGGTGTGGTGGAGAACGAGGTCTGCCCCGTGTACACCGCGGTGACCGCGGAGGAACCGCGGCCCGACCCGAAAGAGGTCATGGACTGGCGGTGGGTGGACTGGTCCGCCTTCGTCGGCGTCGCCCGGACCGCCCCCTGGAGCATCAGCCCGTGGGCGGCCGAGCAGGTGGTCCTGCTGGGTCAAGAGGGTTTGTGA
- the crtI gene encoding phytoene desaturase family protein yields the protein MRTVSGPTDHVVVVGAGLSGLAAALHLLGTGRRVTVLEREEWPGGRAGRLDLDGFRIDTGPTVLTMPDLLDEALAAVGESVADRLDLVPLSPAYRAVFPDGSTLDVHADAAAMAEEVARVCGPREAEGYLRLREWLRELYDLEMARFIDVNFDSPLALLSPELASLAALGGFRSLSSAVGRFVRDERLRRVFSFQSLYAGVPPHRALAAYAVIAYMDTVAGVHFPRGGMRALGEALAGAAAKAGAELRYGSTVTRLERRGDRVSAALLADGERVPCDAVVLTVDLPLAYRLLGRTPWRPVPLRFSPSAVVLHAGTDRTWPLLDHHTLLFGAAWRRTFTEITRLGTPMSDPSLLVTRPTATDPGLAPPGRHLLSVLAPCPNLRTGRIDWASFGPRYRDRLAATLRDRGLTGFDESVVVERLVTPQDWSRQGHAFGTPFATAHTLAQTGPFRPRNLVPGTANAVLAGCGTTPGVGLPTVLVSGKLAAARITGGVPAVPRTTVTSSGRRR from the coding sequence ATGCGCACCGTGAGCGGACCGACGGACCACGTCGTGGTGGTGGGCGCCGGACTGTCCGGGCTCGCCGCCGCCCTGCACCTGCTGGGCACGGGACGCCGGGTGACCGTGCTCGAACGGGAGGAGTGGCCCGGCGGACGTGCCGGACGACTGGACCTGGACGGGTTCCGGATCGACACTGGGCCGACCGTGCTGACCATGCCGGACCTGCTCGACGAGGCGCTGGCCGCGGTGGGCGAGTCCGTTGCCGACCGCCTTGACCTGGTGCCGCTGTCTCCGGCCTACCGGGCGGTGTTCCCCGACGGTTCGACGCTCGACGTGCACGCCGACGCGGCCGCCATGGCGGAGGAGGTCGCGCGGGTGTGCGGCCCCCGCGAGGCCGAGGGGTACCTGCGGCTGCGCGAGTGGCTGCGGGAACTGTACGACCTGGAGATGGCCCGGTTCATCGACGTGAACTTCGACTCCCCGCTCGCCCTGCTCTCCCCCGAACTGGCCAGCCTGGCGGCCCTCGGCGGCTTCCGGAGCCTGTCCTCGGCCGTCGGACGGTTCGTCAGGGACGAACGGCTGCGCCGGGTGTTCTCGTTCCAGTCCCTGTACGCGGGAGTGCCGCCCCACCGCGCCCTGGCCGCCTACGCGGTGATCGCGTACATGGACACCGTCGCCGGCGTCCACTTTCCGCGCGGCGGCATGCGTGCGCTGGGAGAGGCCCTGGCCGGCGCCGCGGCCAAGGCCGGAGCGGAGCTGCGCTACGGGAGCACCGTGACCCGCCTGGAACGGCGCGGCGACCGGGTGAGCGCCGCACTGCTGGCCGACGGGGAACGGGTGCCCTGTGACGCCGTGGTGCTGACCGTGGACCTCCCCCTGGCCTACCGGCTCCTGGGCCGGACCCCGTGGCGGCCGGTTCCGCTGCGGTTCTCACCGTCGGCGGTGGTCCTGCACGCGGGAACCGACCGGACGTGGCCGCTCCTGGACCACCACACCCTCCTGTTCGGTGCAGCGTGGCGGCGCACCTTCACCGAGATCACCCGGCTGGGGACACCGATGAGCGACCCCTCGCTGCTGGTGACGCGGCCGACGGCGACCGACCCCGGACTGGCCCCGCCGGGGCGGCACCTGCTCTCCGTGCTGGCGCCCTGCCCGAACCTGCGGACCGGCCGGATCGACTGGGCGTCCTTCGGCCCCCGCTACCGGGACCGGCTGGCGGCGACGCTGCGGGACCGCGGTCTGACCGGGTTCGACGAGTCGGTGGTGGTCGAGCGGCTGGTGACCCCGCAGGACTGGTCGCGGCAGGGGCATGCGTTCGGCACCCCGTTCGCCACGGCGCACACCCTCGCCCAGACGGGGCCGTTCCGACCGCGCAACCTGGTGCCGGGAACCGCCAACGCGGTGCTGGCCGGATGCGGAACCACCCCCGGGGTGGGACTGCCCACGGTCCTGGTGTCGGGGAAGCTCGCCGCGGCGCGCATCACCGGAGGCGTCCCCGCTGTCCCCCGGACGACGGTCACGAGTTCCGGGAGGCGACGGTGA
- a CDS encoding phytoene/squalene synthase family protein, whose product MRRELRAAGITDPGLCADYAHCRALHARHGRTYYLATLALPPRRRPAIHALYGFARWVDDVVDAPEGAVPVETRAAVLARLDTELTTALSGGTSTEPVVRAVADTARRYGIGAELFASFLRSMRMDLSVTDYATFADLRGYMYGSAAVIGLQVLPVLGTVVPLPRAAPHAAALGEAFQLTNFLRDVAEDLDRGRVYLPADVLAQHGVDRDLLAWCRSRRRGDPRVRDALAHLVAVNRDGYRTAAPGIAMLDPVSRPCVATAFTLYQEILDVIEEADFDVWSCRRAVSRWRRARVAVPAFGRAVLYRAAAVRRADGGVPRRGGARISGRN is encoded by the coding sequence GTGAGGCGGGAACTCCGGGCGGCCGGCATCACCGATCCCGGCCTGTGCGCGGACTACGCCCACTGCCGGGCACTGCACGCCCGCCACGGGCGTACCTACTACCTGGCCACGCTCGCGCTCCCCCCGCGGCGGAGGCCCGCGATCCACGCCCTCTACGGTTTCGCGCGCTGGGTGGACGACGTGGTCGACGCCCCGGAAGGCGCCGTCCCCGTCGAGACGCGGGCCGCCGTGCTCGCCCGTCTCGACACGGAACTGACCACGGCCCTGTCCGGTGGGACGAGTACGGAACCGGTGGTCAGAGCGGTCGCCGACACCGCGCGACGGTACGGGATCGGCGCCGAGCTGTTCGCGTCGTTCCTACGGTCCATGCGGATGGACCTGTCCGTCACCGACTACGCGACCTTCGCGGACCTGCGCGGCTACATGTACGGCTCGGCCGCGGTGATCGGCCTCCAGGTGCTGCCGGTGCTGGGCACGGTGGTGCCCCTGCCCCGTGCCGCCCCGCACGCGGCGGCGCTGGGGGAGGCGTTCCAACTGACCAACTTCCTGCGCGACGTGGCCGAGGACCTGGACCGGGGGCGGGTCTACCTGCCCGCGGACGTGCTGGCGCAGCACGGGGTGGACCGGGACCTGCTGGCGTGGTGCCGGTCCCGGCGGCGCGGGGACCCCCGGGTGCGTGACGCCCTGGCGCACCTGGTGGCGGTGAACCGCGACGGCTACCGGACGGCCGCGCCGGGGATCGCGATGCTCGACCCGGTGTCGCGGCCGTGCGTGGCCACGGCGTTCACGTTGTACCAGGAAATTCTCGACGTGATCGAGGAGGCCGACTTCGACGTGTGGAGTTGTCGGCGTGCGGTGTCGCGGTGGCGGCGTGCACGGGTGGCCGTTCCGGCGTTCGGTCGGGCCGTGCTGTACCGGGCCGCGGCGGTGCGGCGAGCGGACGGCGGTGTGCCGCGGAGGGGCGGCGCACGGATTTCGGGGAGGAACTGA
- a CDS encoding DUF5914 domain-containing protein, with product MPGDMLSRRLPLRRLPKTEWERQEPSWRGARPGLIEGALKRALARPSGNWFVLAASTQIRPGRPFGRMVAGTELVAWRTRDGAVHVAPGACPHLGAPLCRGAVHQDRLVCRWHGLSLGPEGFPGWSPFPAHDDGVLVWVRLDAAGGEEPLPAPVVPERPETVRALAAVETLAGRCEPEDVVANRLDPWHGSWFHPYSFVDLRVVEAPEEGVADSADRFVVDVSFRVAGRFGVPVRAEFRCPEPRTVVMRILRGEGTGSVVETHATPLGVDRQGVPRTAVVEATIAASDRPGFTAARRVAPLVRPVMRFAARRLWRDDLAYAERRYVLRSSGRWPS from the coding sequence ATGCCCGGGGACATGCTGTCTCGGCGGCTTCCGCTGCGCAGGCTGCCGAAGACCGAGTGGGAACGGCAGGAACCGTCGTGGCGGGGGGCGCGGCCGGGACTGATCGAGGGGGCGTTGAAGCGGGCCCTGGCGCGGCCGTCGGGGAACTGGTTCGTGCTCGCGGCGAGCACGCAGATCCGTCCGGGACGGCCGTTCGGCCGGATGGTGGCGGGGACCGAGCTGGTGGCGTGGCGGACCCGGGACGGGGCGGTGCACGTGGCTCCCGGCGCCTGCCCCCACCTGGGGGCTCCGCTGTGCCGGGGCGCGGTCCACCAGGACCGGCTGGTGTGCCGGTGGCACGGTCTGTCGCTGGGGCCGGAGGGGTTTCCGGGCTGGTCCCCGTTTCCCGCGCACGACGACGGGGTGCTGGTGTGGGTGCGGTTGGACGCGGCCGGCGGCGAGGAGCCGCTGCCCGCTCCGGTGGTGCCGGAGCGCCCGGAGACCGTGCGTGCGCTGGCCGCGGTGGAGACGTTGGCCGGGCGGTGCGAGCCGGAGGACGTGGTCGCCAACCGGTTGGACCCGTGGCACGGGTCGTGGTTCCACCCGTACTCGTTCGTGGACCTGCGGGTGGTCGAGGCCCCCGAGGAGGGGGTGGCCGACTCCGCGGACCGGTTCGTGGTGGACGTGTCGTTCCGGGTGGCGGGCCGGTTCGGGGTGCCGGTGCGGGCGGAGTTCCGCTGTCCGGAGCCGCGCACCGTGGTCATGCGCATCCTCCGGGGCGAGGGGACGGGCAGCGTGGTGGAGACGCACGCCACTCCGCTGGGCGTGGACCGGCAGGGAGTGCCGCGCACCGCGGTCGTCGAGGCGACGATCGCCGCGTCGGACCGGCCCGGGTTCACCGCGGCGCGGCGGGTCGCCCCTCTGGTCCGTCCGGTGATGCGGTTCGCCGCGCGGCGGCTGTGGCGGGACGACCTCGCCTACGCCGAACGCCGTTACGTGCTGCGCTCCTCGGGACGCTGGCCGTCCTGA
- a CDS encoding Dyp-type peroxidase, whose translation MTEPQTAPAGASRRGFLAGLGAAALTGAGVGMAAGEVVRPLLPDSDPAPAPADGQRLGMAEQPADTTAAPQPGIAGRAPAFVHVLSFDLADTVRETPEAAREGAAAALRSWTELAARLHAEGPAEVAEGAASAGLLPASLMVTVGIGGSLLRAIGAEDRSPDALADLPEFSTDELRPHWCGGDLMLQVGAEDPMVLAAAVDELVAAAAPTTAVRWSLPGFRRTAAASRDPDATPRNLMGQIDGTANPAQDHPLFDRTVTARHDDPAHAWMDGGSYLVVRRIRMLLDEWRKLDVPTRERALGRHLDTGAPLGGQRETDPVVLSARDADGQPLIPENAHVRLASPENNLGARMFRRGYSYDQGWRDGVRDAGLLFMAWQGDPATGFTPVQRSLADQGDALNRYIRHEGSALFAVPAAREGRYLGQDLIEG comes from the coding sequence ATGACCGAACCGCAGACGGCCCCGGCGGGAGCCTCCCGCCGGGGATTCCTCGCGGGACTGGGCGCGGCGGCACTGACCGGCGCGGGCGTCGGCATGGCCGCGGGAGAGGTCGTCCGCCCCCTCCTGCCGGACTCCGACCCCGCCCCCGCCCCGGCCGACGGACAGCGGCTGGGCATGGCCGAGCAGCCGGCCGACACCACCGCCGCACCCCAGCCCGGAATCGCCGGACGGGCACCCGCGTTCGTCCACGTCCTCTCGTTCGACCTGGCCGACACGGTCCGCGAAACCCCCGAAGCGGCCCGCGAGGGCGCGGCCGCCGCGCTGCGCTCCTGGACCGAACTCGCGGCCCGACTGCACGCCGAAGGCCCCGCGGAGGTGGCCGAGGGGGCGGCCTCCGCCGGACTGCTCCCCGCCTCCCTCATGGTCACCGTCGGCATCGGCGGCTCCCTGCTGCGGGCGATCGGCGCGGAGGACCGCAGCCCGGACGCCCTCGCCGACCTGCCCGAGTTCTCCACCGACGAGCTGCGCCCCCACTGGTGCGGCGGCGACCTGATGCTCCAGGTCGGAGCAGAAGACCCCATGGTGCTGGCCGCGGCGGTGGACGAACTGGTGGCGGCGGCCGCGCCGACCACGGCGGTGCGCTGGTCGCTGCCCGGCTTCCGCCGCACCGCCGCCGCCTCCCGGGACCCCGACGCCACCCCGCGCAACCTCATGGGGCAGATCGACGGCACCGCCAACCCGGCACAGGACCACCCGCTGTTCGACCGGACCGTGACCGCGCGGCACGACGATCCCGCGCACGCCTGGATGGACGGCGGCAGCTACCTGGTGGTGCGGCGCATCCGGATGCTCTTGGACGAGTGGCGGAAACTGGACGTGCCCACCCGCGAACGGGCGCTCGGCCGCCACCTCGACACGGGGGCGCCCCTGGGCGGGCAGCGGGAGACCGACCCCGTCGTACTGTCCGCCCGCGACGCGGACGGACAACCGCTCATCCCGGAGAACGCGCACGTGAGACTGGCCAGCCCGGAGAACAACCTGGGGGCCCGCATGTTCCGCCGCGGCTACAGCTACGACCAGGGGTGGCGCGACGGCGTCCGCGACGCCGGCCTGCTCTTCATGGCCTGGCAGGGCGACCCCGCCACCGGGTTCACCCCGGTGCAGCGCAGCCTCGCCGACCAGGGCGACGCCCTCAACCGCTACATCCGGCACGAGGGCAGCGCCCTCTTCGCGGTCCCCGCCGCCAGGGAGGGGCGCTACCTGGGACAGGACCTGATCGAGGGATGA